The Chrysemys picta bellii isolate R12L10 unplaced genomic scaffold, ASM1138683v2 scaf115, whole genome shotgun sequence genome includes a region encoding these proteins:
- the LOC135978099 gene encoding maestro heat-like repeat-containing protein family member 7 isoform X2, whose translation MDDGSILEAISAVQNLLQSLDGSELTSVARKLIPLFDAVRPQVRSAAIMLFTELLNTVKRRQKPLLQEEVTRSLVPLLLHLQDEDPDVGKRCQKALAGCFQLLGWSCPKQINSKKAWHTHPRVVDKICQHSVLKLKSVSDILLQCLDHLQSPQAPIRRAAAIFIALSGLQQDPDSSVRVSVSRAIQQVRDGGRNQSPQTLGARFRNLFCCLTGQEERENAPDRDLLGGPDLSQSHRWDSGGP comes from the exons atggatgatgggagtattctggaggccatctcagctgttcagaaccttctgcagagcctggatgggagtgagctcaccagcgtggccaggaagctaatccccttattcgatgct gtgagaccccaggtgcgctctgctgccatcatgctctttacagagttgcttaacacggtgaagaggaggcagaagcccctgctgcaggaggaagtgacccgcagcctggtcccactgctccttcacttacaggacgaggaccctgacgtgggcaag aggtgtcagaaagccttggctgggtgttttcagctcctgggatggtcttgtcctaagcagattaacagcaagaaggcttggcacacccatccccgggtggtggacaagatctgccagcactct gtgctgaagctcaagagcgtatctgacatcttgctccaatgtctggatcacctccaaagcccccaggctccaatacgacgggcagcagccatctttatcg ctctcagtggcctgcagcaagatccggattcctctgtccgtgtcagtgtctcacgggccattcagcaagttcgggatggtggcagaaaccagtcacctcagaccctaggagctagattcaggaacctcttctgctgcttgactggccaggaggagagggaaaatgctcctgacagagatctcttgggtggcccggacctttcccaaagccaccgatgggactcaggagggccctga
- the LOC135978099 gene encoding maestro heat-like repeat-containing protein family member 7 isoform X1: protein MDDGSILEAISAVQNLLQSLDGSELTSVARKLIPLFDAVRPQVRSAAIMLFTELLNTVKRRQKPLLQEEVTRSLVPLLLHLQDEDPDVGKRCQKALAGCFQLLGWSCPKQINSKKAWHTHPRVVDKICQHSVLKLKSVSDILLQCLDHLQSPQAPIRRAAAIFIGCTVQSSEPAMVRQEKELILQSLSGLQQDPDSSVRVSVSRAIQQVRDGGRNQSPQTLGARFRNLFCCLTGQEERENAPDRDLLGGPDLSQSHRWDSGGP, encoded by the exons atggatgatgggagtattctggaggccatctcagctgttcagaaccttctgcagagcctggatgggagtgagctcaccagcgtggccaggaagctaatccccttattcgatgct gtgagaccccaggtgcgctctgctgccatcatgctctttacagagttgcttaacacggtgaagaggaggcagaagcccctgctgcaggaggaagtgacccgcagcctggtcccactgctccttcacttacaggacgaggaccctgacgtgggcaag aggtgtcagaaagccttggctgggtgttttcagctcctgggatggtcttgtcctaagcagattaacagcaagaaggcttggcacacccatccccgggtggtggacaagatctgccagcactct gtgctgaagctcaagagcgtatctgacatcttgctccaatgtctggatcacctccaaagcccccaggctccaatacgacgggcagcagccatctttatcg gttgcactgttcaaagctcagagcccgccatggtcaggcaagagaaggagctgatacttcagt ctctcagtggcctgcagcaagatccggattcctctgtccgtgtcagtgtctcacgggccattcagcaagttcgggatggtggcagaaaccagtcacctcagaccctaggagctagattcaggaacctcttctgctgcttgactggccaggaggagagggaaaatgctcctgacagagatctcttgggtggcccggacctttcccaaagccaccgatgggactcaggagggccctga